The DNA segment TCCTCGACGGTGACGAAAAAACGTTAATACAAGCCCTAACCTGGGCCCTGAGTACGAAAGAATAAAAATGTCATCCAGCCAGATAAACATAACTCTCGGCACCGCCGGCCACATCGACCACGGCAAGACCGCACTTATCAAACTCCTCACAGGCTGCGAAACCGACCGCCTCAAAGCCGAAAAGGATCGCGGAATGTCCATAGAACTCGGCTTCGCTCCCTGCACCATCTCCGACCTCGAAGTCGGCATCGTCGACGTACCGGGCCACGAAAACTTCATCAAAACAATGGTCGCAGGCGCCACCGGCATCGACGCGGTCATTTTCGTCATCGCAGCCGATGACGGCGTCATGCCCCAGACCCGCGAACACCTCGACATCCTCACCATCCTCGGCGTCTCCCACGGCATCATCGCCCTCACCAAGGTCGACACCGTCGACGACGAACTCCGCGACCTCGTCGCTGACGACGTCCGCAATTTCATCACCGGCACCTTCCTCGAAAACGCTCCCATCCTCCCTGTCTCCTCCATTACCGGCCAGGGCTTTGATGCTTTTTACGGATCCCTCCGCGAAATGGTCTCCCGCGTCACCCCCAAACCCTCCGACGGCATCTTCCGCGTACCCGTCGAAAACGTCTTCTCCGTCAAGGGCTACGGCTCTGTCATTACCGGCATTCCCGTCGCGGGCTCCGCCTCTATCGGCGACGAACTCATCATCCTCCCGCAAGACGAAACAGGCCGCATCAAAGCCGCCCAGGTCTACTCCAAACCCGCCCAAAAGGCACAGACGGGCCAGTGCGCCGCGATTAACGTTCCGCAGTGGGACTACAAAGCCATATCACGAGGCGACGTCGCCACTGTTCCCGGCTATTTCGAACCCGCCCACTTCTATCTCGCAAAAATGTCCCTCATCCCCCATGTAGGCCACAAACTCAAGACCGGCTCACAGCTCAAGCTCCACACCGGCACCAGTGAACACACCGCAAAAATATACCTCATGGAAGACAACACCCTCCAGCCCGGTACTGAAACCCTCGTCCAGTTCCGCCTCGACACACCTCTCGTCGCAGGCCCCCGCGATCCCTTCATCGTCCGCTCGCTCACTCCGCCCCGGACCATCGGAGGCGGCACCATCCTAAAACCCCTCACCCGCAGACTCAAACGCAGCAAACCCGCCGTCCTCGAAAATGCCCGCTCACTCGCCCGCGCGATCGAAAACGACAAAACTTTCGTCTTCTATACCGTAAATGATTCGCCGAACCACACCGCGACCACCGAGGACATCGCCCGCACAGTCAAGCTCCGGCCCCAAACCGTCACCGCCATCACCGACCATCTCGTCTCCACAGGCGACCTCATCCGTACCGCCGACAACACATACATGGCCGCCGAAACCGAATCCATCTTGCGAAGCAACCTCCTCGATACGCTGAAAACCTATCACGCCGAAAACCCCCAAAGTCCCGGCATGACGTTCGACGACCTCCGCAACGCCGTCGACCTCGACCCCTCACTATTCAAATTCATGATCAGCAGGCTGACAGACGCAGGCAGGATCGAACATCGCAAAGGCAGGGCGGCCCTGTCCACGCATAA comes from the Anaerohalosphaera lusitana genome and includes:
- the selB gene encoding selenocysteine-specific translation elongation factor; translation: MSSSQINITLGTAGHIDHGKTALIKLLTGCETDRLKAEKDRGMSIELGFAPCTISDLEVGIVDVPGHENFIKTMVAGATGIDAVIFVIAADDGVMPQTREHLDILTILGVSHGIIALTKVDTVDDELRDLVADDVRNFITGTFLENAPILPVSSITGQGFDAFYGSLREMVSRVTPKPSDGIFRVPVENVFSVKGYGSVITGIPVAGSASIGDELIILPQDETGRIKAAQVYSKPAQKAQTGQCAAINVPQWDYKAISRGDVATVPGYFEPAHFYLAKMSLIPHVGHKLKTGSQLKLHTGTSEHTAKIYLMEDNTLQPGTETLVQFRLDTPLVAGPRDPFIVRSLTPPRTIGGGTILKPLTRRLKRSKPAVLENARSLARAIENDKTFVFYTVNDSPNHTATTEDIARTVKLRPQTVTAITDHLVSTGDLIRTADNTYMAAETESILRSNLLDTLKTYHAENPQSPGMTFDDLRNAVDLDPSLFKFMISRLTDAGRIEHRKGRAALSTHKVQFDTAQADLMNTIETIFLDRLFNPPGTDELLRTTKANTRDLTQALNTLAQHKKLVRIDSKITFHTAAVEKAKELLIADLQENGRFESVRFKYLLDTSRKYALPLLDFFDDIGLTRRDGNTRYLKNG